One genomic window of Scatophagus argus isolate fScaArg1 chromosome 16, fScaArg1.pri, whole genome shotgun sequence includes the following:
- the prmt1 gene encoding protein arginine N-methyltransferase 1, which produces MATPTERMEVSHGESSAKPAAEDMTSKDYYFDSYAHFGIHEEMLKDEVRTLTYRNSMFHNKHLFKDKVVLDVGSGTGILCMFAAKAGAKKVIGIECSSISDYAVKIVKANKLDDVVTIIKGKVEEVELPVEGVDIIISEWMGYCLFYESMLNTVIYARDKWLKPDGLIFPDRATLYITAIEDRQYKDYKIHWWENVYGFDMSCIKEVAIKEPLVDVVDPKQLVSSACLIKEVDIYTVKLEDLTFTSPFCLQVKRNDYIHALVTYFNIEFTRCHKRTGFSTSPESPYTHWKQTVFYLDDYLTVKTGEEIFGTISMKPNVKNNRDLDFTIDIDFKGQLCEMSKTSEYRMR; this is translated from the exons ATGGCGACGCCAACGGAGAGGATGGAG GTTTCTCATGGGGAGAGCTCAGCCAAGCCTGCAGCTGAGGATATGACGTCAAAAGACTATTACTTTGACTCATACGCCCACTTTGGCATCCATGAG GAGATGCTGAAAGATGAGGTTCGCACTCTGACGTACCGCAATTCCATGTTCCACAACAAGCATCTGTTTAAGGACAAGGTGGTGCTGGATGTGGGCAGTGGAACAGGGATCCTCTGCATGTTTGCTGCAAAAGCAGGAGCCAAGAAGGTTATAGGG ATAGAGTGCAGCAGCATCTCAGACTATGCTGTGAAAATTGTCAAGGCCAACAAGTTGGATGATG TTGTGACCATTATCAAGGGAAAGGTGGAAGAAGTGGAGCTCCCAGTGGAGGGAGTAGACATCATCATATCTGAGTGGATGGGCTACTGCCTCTTCTATGAATCCATGCTGAACACAGTCATTTATGCCAGAGACAAGTGGCTG AAGCCAGATGGACTCATTTTCCCAGACAGGGCAACTCTTTATATCACTGCTATTGAAGACCGGCAGTACAAGGACTACAAAATTCACT GGTGGGAGAATGTGTATGGTTTTGATATGTCGTGCATCAAGGAAGTCGCAATTAAAGAACCCCTGGTTGATGTTGTGGACCCCAAGCAGCTGGTCAGTAGTGCCTGTCTCATCAAG GAGGTGGACATCTACACAGTCAAGTTGGAGGACTTGACCTTCACTTCACCGTTCTGCCTGCAGGTGAAGAGGAATGACTACATCCACGCCCTGGTCACTTACTTCAACATCGAGTTCACTCGCTGTCACAAGAGGACCGGCTTCTCCACCA GCCCAGAGTCTCCCTACACCCACTGGAAGCAGACTGTCTTCTACCTGGATGATTACCTGACCGTCAAGACTGGCGAGGAGATCTTTGGCACCATCAGCATGAAGCCAAACGTGAAAAACAAT AGAGACCTGGACTTCACCATAGACATTGACTTCAAGGGTCAGCTGTGTGAGATGTCGAAGACTTCAGAGTACAGGATGCGTTAG